In a genomic window of Flavobacterium lipolyticum:
- a CDS encoding phytoene desaturase family protein has protein sequence MKEHYDVVIVGSGLGGLVSSIILAKEGYSVCVLEKNNQYGGNLQTFVRDKTIFDTGIHYIGGLEKGQNLYKYFNYLGIMEHLNLKKMDDNGFDIISFEDDQNEYPHAQGYANFTSQLEHFFPEEKTGIEEYCKRIKTICESFPLYNLEWEGKYDNEILGLNAKQTIDECTQNEKLKAVLAGSNFLYAGIADKTPFYVHALSVNSYIQSSWRCINGGSQITKQLLKQLKKYGGEFYKYKEVTRFNVENKKVTSVNMKDGTNVSGTYFISNIEPKTTLKMTGEEHFRKSFYSRVQSLEGVISAFSLYIVFKPKTFKYINHNHYHFKKSSEVWTAHNYDDDSWPKGFMASMNTSKKQEEWAEGMTFITYMKYDDVIPWADTFNTTVEENDRGESYEEFKSRKATKFLDEIELKFPGIKNCIQSVHTSTPLSYRDYIGGHNGNMYGYVKDSNNPMKTLIPSKTKLDNLYLTGQSINMHGVLGVTIGAVVTCSEIVGKEYLVNKINQASE, from the coding sequence ATGAAAGAACATTACGATGTTGTAATTGTTGGCAGTGGATTGGGTGGATTAGTCTCTTCGATTATTCTCGCCAAAGAAGGTTATAGCGTCTGCGTACTTGAAAAAAACAATCAGTATGGTGGAAATCTCCAGACTTTTGTACGTGACAAAACCATTTTTGATACCGGAATTCATTACATCGGAGGCTTAGAAAAAGGACAAAATTTGTACAAATATTTCAACTATTTGGGCATTATGGAGCATCTTAACCTCAAAAAAATGGACGATAACGGTTTTGACATCATCTCTTTTGAAGACGATCAAAACGAATATCCTCATGCACAGGGTTACGCTAATTTTACCTCTCAATTGGAACATTTTTTTCCGGAAGAAAAAACCGGTATTGAGGAGTACTGCAAAAGAATCAAAACAATTTGCGAATCTTTTCCGCTCTACAATTTAGAATGGGAAGGTAAATACGATAATGAAATCTTAGGCTTAAACGCCAAACAGACGATCGATGAATGCACCCAAAATGAAAAACTGAAAGCTGTTCTTGCCGGTTCTAATTTTTTGTATGCCGGAATTGCCGACAAAACACCTTTTTATGTTCATGCACTTTCTGTAAATTCCTATATTCAAAGTTCGTGGCGCTGCATCAATGGCGGAAGTCAGATTACCAAGCAGCTTTTAAAACAGCTTAAAAAATATGGTGGTGAATTTTACAAATACAAAGAAGTTACCCGTTTTAATGTTGAAAATAAAAAAGTAACTTCGGTAAACATGAAGGACGGGACCAATGTTTCCGGTACTTATTTTATCTCAAACATAGAGCCTAAAACAACTCTTAAAATGACCGGTGAGGAACACTTCCGAAAATCATTTTACAGTAGAGTTCAAAGTCTTGAAGGTGTAATTTCGGCGTTTAGTCTGTACATTGTCTTTAAACCGAAAACTTTTAAATACATCAATCATAACCATTATCATTTTAAGAAAAGCAGCGAAGTCTGGACCGCTCATAACTATGATGATGATTCCTGGCCAAAAGGCTTTATGGCCTCAATGAATACCTCCAAAAAACAGGAAGAATGGGCAGAAGGAATGACTTTTATTACCTACATGAAATACGATGATGTAATCCCGTGGGCAGATACTTTTAACACTACCGTTGAAGAAAATGACCGCGGAGAGAGTTACGAAGAATTTAAATCCAGAAAGGCAACCAAATTCTTAGACGAAATCGAACTAAAATTTCCGGGGATCAAAAATTGCATTCAATCCGTTCATACTTCAACACCACTCTCCTATCGCGATTATATTGGCGGGCACAATGGCAATATGTACGGATATGTTAAGGATTCGAATAATCCGATGAAAACGCTGATTCCCTCAAAAACCAAACTGGATAATTTGTATCTTACGGGCCAAAGTATCAACATGCATGGGGTTCTCGGAGTAACTATTGGAGCCGTGGTAACCTGTTCTGAAATTGTTGGTAAAGAATATTTGGTAAACAAAATCAATCAGGCATCTGAATAA
- a CDS encoding outer membrane beta-barrel protein, with the protein MNKRNLIIIVLALFAVTSSQAQVTFKPGLRAGASFSTFSNTRSDYKTDFYIGGFGEIKLTKIYTLQPEITYSQQGASNVKTFISYNNGNDVVSSKDLEIDYLSIAVVNKFTLKNGFQFQAGPTLDFRLQDNLLYEKSDIDLAFIMGIGYRLPSGLTFEARFKKGIVDVLDSDYYGSNGNNNDYWFRDYNTNVSFQIGVSYPFGK; encoded by the coding sequence ATGAACAAAAGAAATTTAATAATTATCGTATTGGCCTTGTTTGCCGTAACAAGTTCACAGGCACAAGTTACCTTTAAACCTGGTCTGAGAGCAGGAGCTTCTTTTTCTACATTCTCCAATACACGTTCCGACTATAAAACTGATTTTTATATTGGAGGTTTTGGTGAAATCAAATTGACTAAAATTTACACTTTACAACCGGAAATCACGTATAGCCAGCAAGGAGCGAGTAACGTTAAAACTTTTATCAGTTATAATAATGGCAATGATGTTGTGAGTTCGAAAGATTTAGAAATTGATTATCTTTCCATTGCTGTAGTCAATAAATTTACTTTAAAAAATGGCTTTCAGTTTCAGGCTGGGCCCACTTTAGATTTTAGATTACAAGACAACTTGCTTTATGAAAAATCAGATATTGATCTGGCTTTTATAATGGGTATTGGTTATAGATTACCTTCCGGATTGACTTTTGAGGCTCGTTTCAAAAAAGGAATTGTGGATGTTCTTGATAGTGATTATTACGGCAGCAACGGTAACAATAATGATTATTGGTTTAGAGATTATAATACAAATGTTAGTTTTCAAATAGGTGTTTCTTATCCTTTTGGCAAATAA
- a CDS encoding 3-hydroxyacyl-ACP dehydratase, giving the protein MVLKDFYKVLSEEKTGDSKYTISILINEKHDVFKGHFPGNPIMPGVCMIQIIKELTESITKSTLIMQTLSNVKFMALINPEVNPELRLELDIVTTEEDLVKVKNTTFFNDTVALKLSNVYKKI; this is encoded by the coding sequence ATGGTTTTAAAAGATTTTTACAAAGTTCTTTCCGAAGAAAAAACAGGAGATTCTAAATACACAATTTCGATTCTGATCAATGAAAAACACGACGTTTTCAAAGGTCATTTCCCGGGCAATCCGATTATGCCTGGAGTTTGCATGATTCAGATTATTAAAGAACTTACGGAGTCTATCACCAAAAGTACTTTGATCATGCAGACACTTTCCAATGTGAAATTTATGGCGCTAATCAATCCCGAAGTAAATCCGGAATTACGCTTAGAACTTGATATTGTTACAACAGAAGAAGATTTGGTTAAGGTGAAAAACACCACTTTTTTTAACGACACCGTTGCGCTGAAACTGAGCAATGTGTACAAAAAAATATAA
- a CDS encoding DUF2062 domain-containing protein codes for MIPTLPQQELLNATNFCVIVPTYNNHKTLKRVLDSVLDFTSNVIIVNDGSTDETSEILKHYSQYTQIHHPKNLGKGRALRNGFRKAIELDFEYAITIDSDGQHFATDIPNFIAEIQNQPNSLLIGSRNMTQENVPKKSSFGNKFSNFWFKFETGIQLDDTQSGYRLYPLKLIPKQFYTNKFEFEIEVIVRSAWKGIVVKNIPVQILYDPAERVSHFRPFKDFTRISILNTVLVIWALLYIKPRDFFRKAKKKGFKKFFLEDILESSDSNFKKSAAIALGIFIGISPFWGFQTILLLTFATLFKLNKVIAFLASNVSFPPFIPFVIYGSLKMGSYFVSNDVMLTANGSVTLDDIQKNATQYIVGSLILASVLALSAGLVSYLLLTAFSAKNKTKIT; via the coding sequence ATGATACCTACTTTACCACAGCAGGAATTACTAAACGCTACAAATTTTTGTGTGATTGTACCCACGTACAATAATCACAAAACATTGAAAAGAGTGTTGGATTCTGTTTTAGATTTCACTTCAAATGTCATTATTGTTAATGACGGTTCGACCGATGAAACTTCTGAAATTCTGAAACACTATTCGCAATACACTCAGATTCATCATCCTAAAAATCTGGGAAAAGGAAGAGCCTTACGAAATGGTTTCAGAAAAGCAATCGAATTAGATTTTGAATACGCGATTACAATTGATTCAGACGGACAGCATTTTGCTACCGATATTCCGAATTTTATTGCCGAGATTCAAAACCAACCTAATTCTTTATTGATTGGGAGCCGAAATATGACTCAGGAAAATGTTCCTAAAAAGAGCAGTTTCGGAAATAAGTTTTCTAATTTCTGGTTTAAATTTGAAACCGGAATTCAACTCGACGATACTCAATCCGGTTACCGACTGTATCCTTTGAAACTCATTCCGAAACAATTTTATACCAATAAGTTTGAATTCGAAATTGAAGTAATTGTTCGCTCTGCCTGGAAAGGTATTGTGGTTAAAAATATTCCTGTTCAAATTTTGTACGATCCTGCTGAACGTGTTTCTCATTTTCGTCCGTTTAAAGACTTTACCCGCATCAGCATATTAAATACCGTTTTGGTCATTTGGGCATTGCTGTACATCAAACCCAGAGACTTTTTTAGAAAAGCAAAAAAAAAAGGTTTTAAAAAATTCTTTTTGGAAGACATTTTAGAAAGTAGTGATTCCAATTTTAAAAAATCGGCAGCAATTGCTTTGGGAATTTTTATCGGAATTTCTCCTTTTTGGGGGTTCCAAACCATCTTGCTTTTAACTTTTGCTACCTTATTTAAGCTTAACAAAGTGATTGCTTTTTTAGCTTCAAATGTGAGTTTTCCGCCTTTCATTCCTTTTGTTATTTACGGATCTTTAAAAATGGGAAGTTACTTTGTTTCAAACGATGTTATGCTAACTGCAAATGGTTCGGTTACACTCGATGATATTCAAAAAAATGCAACACAATATATCGTGGGAAGTCTTATTTTAGCATCCGTTTTAGCGCTCTCAGCAGGTCTGGTAAGTTATTTACTTTTAACCGCTTTCAGCGCGAAGAACAAAACAAAGATTACATAA
- a CDS encoding 1-acyl-sn-glycerol-3-phosphate acyltransferase → MHQYFYAIHLFVNRRKSLSVILAILILFVFGFFASQIKFEEDITKLIPTNDKTDVTAKVLKQLNFADKTTVIFKLDKNGTEDDLKEMATAFSDSVTQSCKPYVSGIQGKIDEENIQETIDFVYRNLPLFLENKDYEVLQSKLQKDSIAATVQGNYKSIIAPSGFITKDFILQDPLGISFIALKKLQQLNIGDDFTLDNGFVVTKDKKKLLLFITSNLPSSETEQNTIFAAKLKSIQDNLNQKFKTKTSIHYFGSALIAVANANQIKSDIILTTSIAMFTLMLILILFYRKVLIPIIIFLPTVFGALFAIAFLYFVKEQISAISLGIGSILLGITIDYSLHILTHYKHNSDIKTLYKDITMPVIMSSSTTAVAFLCLLFVKSDALNDLGIFAAVIVMASAFFSLLIIPHLYKPKGNNVEHKKNVIDKLAHFSFHNNKFLIGFCVLIVIVSCFTYKNVGFNNDLSQLNFIPTEIKAAEKDLEESTSLTSKTIYIAAYGNSMEEVLRNNTALFSDLSKEKQNGKILNFSSVGGIMLSQKEQQQKIDRWNSFWDTNKKQLLQTQLIAEGSKLGFKPTTYTAFFEHLNFNFKPISAQEYLKIQALQLKEFVTEKNGFFTISTLVKVSPEQRDSFVKSTETKQNLIAIDRQQMNETFFSTLKTDFNTLVNYSFIAVILILFFFFRRLELVIVSCIPIALTGIVTAGIMGVFGLQMNIFSLIVCTLIFGHGVDFSIFMTSALQKEYTTGKNEIAIYRTSIILAVITTILGIGAMIFAKHPALRSISSVSLIGVFAALIITFIFYPILFKIFISNRSKKGNPPFVLRTFIHGVISFFYYGMGGILMSLFSITIMPLLPIKEKTKMKAFRYVISKFMKSVLYSNPFIHKKVVNKFGETFEKPAIIIANHSSFIDILAMGMLSPKIIFLVSDWVYNSPIFGGTVRKAGFYPVSEGIEGGVEHLRQKVNEGYSLMIFPEGTRSESNQVKRFHKGAFYLAEEFNLDIIPVVIHGASEAIPKGDFVIHHSHLTISILERISPDNASFGKNYAERTKQMSAFFKEEYHKIRQQLEGPDYFKKMILHSFDYKEMEIIHNVKSDLKEHLEVYYRLNKQLSAKDRILHLSNDYGQLDVLLSLQEPQRKITSFNFDEEKRAISKTNYFLKKRKISYLDTLEPALQNQYDVLLISDKNQANDLEKIISLTSTVILLNPSDLKNTLITFDFECVFEDNSIIVLKKKGA, encoded by the coding sequence ATGCATCAATATTTCTACGCCATTCATCTATTTGTAAACCGAAGAAAATCTTTATCGGTTATTCTGGCTATTTTGATCCTTTTTGTTTTTGGCTTTTTTGCCTCTCAAATTAAATTTGAAGAGGATATCACCAAACTGATTCCCACGAATGATAAAACAGATGTCACGGCAAAAGTGCTTAAACAGCTTAATTTTGCTGATAAAACTACGGTTATTTTCAAACTCGATAAAAACGGAACCGAAGACGATCTAAAAGAAATGGCAACTGCTTTTTCAGACAGTGTCACTCAGTCCTGCAAGCCCTATGTAAGCGGTATTCAGGGAAAAATTGACGAAGAAAATATTCAGGAAACCATTGATTTCGTCTACCGCAATCTGCCTCTTTTCCTGGAAAATAAAGATTACGAAGTCCTGCAAAGTAAACTTCAAAAAGACAGTATCGCGGCGACAGTTCAGGGAAATTATAAATCAATTATCGCTCCATCCGGATTTATCACGAAAGATTTTATTTTACAGGATCCGTTAGGAATCTCCTTTATCGCTTTAAAAAAATTACAGCAATTAAATATTGGTGACGATTTTACGCTTGACAATGGTTTTGTCGTGACCAAAGACAAAAAGAAATTACTTCTTTTTATTACCTCAAATCTTCCTTCAAGCGAAACCGAACAGAATACCATTTTCGCAGCAAAACTGAAATCCATTCAGGACAATCTGAATCAGAAATTCAAAACCAAAACCTCGATTCATTATTTTGGCTCCGCCCTGATCGCAGTCGCAAATGCCAATCAAATTAAGAGTGATATCATCCTGACCACATCAATCGCGATGTTTACACTGATGCTCATTTTGATTTTGTTTTATAGAAAAGTATTGATTCCGATAATTATTTTTCTTCCTACTGTTTTTGGCGCTTTGTTTGCCATCGCCTTTTTATATTTTGTAAAAGAACAAATTTCTGCTATTTCATTAGGAATTGGTTCTATTTTATTGGGAATCACCATTGATTATTCCCTTCATATTCTCACACACTACAAGCACAACAGCGATATAAAAACCTTGTACAAAGACATTACTATGCCGGTAATCATGAGCAGTTCAACAACGGCTGTTGCCTTTTTGTGCCTGCTTTTTGTAAAATCAGATGCCTTAAATGACTTGGGGATTTTCGCTGCCGTTATCGTAATGGCTTCTGCATTTTTCTCTCTTTTAATTATTCCGCATCTCTACAAACCGAAAGGAAATAACGTAGAACACAAGAAAAATGTGATTGATAAACTGGCTCATTTTTCCTTTCACAACAACAAATTTCTGATTGGTTTTTGTGTTTTAATAGTTATTGTTTCCTGCTTTACTTATAAGAATGTGGGGTTCAACAACGATTTGTCACAACTGAATTTTATTCCGACAGAAATAAAAGCGGCTGAAAAAGATCTGGAAGAAAGCACTAGCCTAACCTCCAAAACTATCTATATCGCAGCCTACGGAAATAGTATGGAAGAGGTTTTACGAAATAACACTGCCCTGTTCTCCGATTTATCAAAAGAAAAACAAAACGGCAAAATATTGAATTTTAGTTCTGTTGGCGGTATTATGCTTTCGCAAAAGGAGCAACAGCAAAAAATCGATCGCTGGAATTCGTTTTGGGACACCAACAAAAAACAGCTTCTACAAACCCAACTAATTGCCGAAGGTTCCAAACTCGGATTTAAACCTACTACTTACACCGCTTTTTTTGAGCATTTGAATTTCAATTTCAAACCCATTTCCGCACAGGAATATTTGAAAATACAGGCTTTACAGCTGAAAGAATTTGTAACCGAAAAAAACGGATTCTTCACCATTTCTACTCTCGTAAAAGTGAGTCCTGAACAAAGAGATTCTTTCGTAAAATCAACTGAGACGAAACAAAATCTGATTGCAATTGATCGCCAACAGATGAATGAAACGTTTTTCAGTACTTTAAAAACCGATTTCAACACACTGGTAAATTATTCGTTTATAGCAGTGATTCTGATTTTATTTTTCTTTTTCCGAAGACTGGAATTGGTTATTGTAAGCTGTATTCCAATTGCTTTAACGGGAATTGTTACGGCTGGGATTATGGGTGTTTTTGGACTTCAGATGAATATATTCAGCTTGATCGTCTGTACCCTGATTTTTGGTCATGGTGTCGATTTCAGTATTTTTATGACCAGCGCCCTTCAAAAAGAATACACGACCGGGAAAAACGAAATTGCTATTTATCGAACCTCTATTATTCTTGCCGTAATCACCACTATTTTAGGAATCGGTGCAATGATTTTTGCTAAGCATCCGGCCTTGCGATCTATTTCATCAGTGTCACTAATCGGGGTTTTTGCGGCCCTTATTATTACGTTTATTTTCTATCCTATTCTTTTTAAAATATTCATTTCAAACCGTTCAAAAAAAGGAAATCCTCCGTTTGTCTTACGCACTTTTATACACGGTGTCATCTCTTTTTTCTATTACGGTATGGGCGGAATCTTGATGTCGCTTTTCAGTATCACGATTATGCCGTTGCTGCCGATTAAGGAGAAAACAAAAATGAAAGCCTTCCGATACGTGATCTCAAAATTCATGAAATCGGTATTGTATTCCAATCCGTTTATTCATAAAAAGGTCGTGAATAAATTTGGGGAAACCTTCGAAAAACCGGCCATTATTATTGCCAACCATTCTTCGTTTATTGATATTTTGGCAATGGGAATGCTGAGCCCTAAAATTATATTTTTAGTAAGCGACTGGGTGTACAACTCTCCTATTTTTGGCGGTACCGTTAGAAAAGCAGGTTTTTATCCGGTTTCGGAAGGAATTGAAGGCGGAGTGGAACATTTGCGCCAAAAAGTAAACGAAGGGTATTCGTTAATGATTTTCCCAGAAGGAACGCGTTCTGAGAGCAATCAGGTCAAACGTTTTCATAAAGGAGCCTTTTACCTGGCTGAGGAATTTAATCTGGATATTATTCCTGTGGTCATTCACGGAGCTTCAGAAGCGATTCCAAAAGGCGATTTTGTCATTCATCACAGCCATCTTACGATTTCAATTCTGGAACGAATTTCTCCGGACAACGCTTCTTTCGGAAAAAATTATGCTGAGAGAACCAAACAAATGAGTGCTTTTTTCAAAGAAGAGTACCACAAAATCCGTCAACAATTAGAAGGTCCGGACTACTTCAAAAAAATGATTTTACACAGTTTCGATTATAAAGAAATGGAAATCATCCATAACGTCAAGAGCGATTTAAAAGAGCATCTGGAAGTCTATTATCGTTTAAACAAACAGCTTTCGGCAAAAGACAGGATACTCCATTTATCCAATGATTATGGACAATTAGATGTGTTACTAAGCTTGCAGGAGCCTCAGCGAAAAATAACTTCGTTTAATTTTGACGAAGAAAAACGAGCGATTTCAAAAACCAATTATTTCCTCAAAAAAAGAAAAATCTCTTATTTAGATACGCTTGAACCGGCTTTGCAAAATCAATATGATGTTCTTTTGATTTCCGATAAAAATCAAGCCAATGATCTTGAAAAAATCATTTCTCTAACTTCTACGGTAATCTTGCTCAATCCTTCTGATTTAAAAAACACTTTGATTACATTTGATTTTGAATGTGTTTTTGAAGATAACAGTATAATTGTATTAAAGAAAAAAGGAGCATGA
- a CDS encoding porin family protein: MKKITVIAFVLCIGVITSNAQVKVSPGLRGGLNISDLSNMPGNSSSKSDFYVGALMAIKFNKYFTLQPELNYSRQGADIRLSYLDFDNNTSRRRSQKAEINYLTLGAVAKFNFKGKGFHVLAGPSIDLKTNDNFDKFGENPVDVDFAIVGGVGYTLPNGLTFEARLKQGLVDIYGYDGYDYDNDNNRRYYDDITLNQVFQIGISYTFKVK; the protein is encoded by the coding sequence ATGAAAAAAATAACCGTAATTGCCTTTGTTTTATGTATTGGAGTTATAACGTCAAATGCCCAGGTAAAGGTTAGTCCGGGATTACGCGGAGGTTTAAATATATCGGATTTAAGTAATATGCCGGGGAATAGCAGTTCAAAATCTGATTTTTATGTGGGTGCGTTAATGGCTATAAAATTCAATAAATATTTTACGCTGCAGCCCGAGTTAAATTATTCCAGACAAGGCGCTGATATTCGTTTGTCTTATTTAGATTTTGACAACAATACTTCCCGTCGCAGAAGCCAGAAAGCCGAAATCAACTATCTTACACTTGGAGCTGTGGCTAAATTTAATTTTAAAGGAAAAGGTTTCCACGTATTAGCAGGACCATCAATAGATTTAAAAACCAATGATAATTTTGACAAATTTGGCGAGAACCCTGTTGATGTTGACTTTGCTATTGTTGGCGGAGTTGGATATACCCTTCCAAACGGATTAACTTTTGAAGCCCGATTGAAACAAGGATTAGTTGATATTTATGGCTACGACGGATATGATTATGATAATGATAATAACAGACGCTATTATGATGACATTACTTTAAATCAGGTTTTCCAGATTGGTATTAGTTACACGTTCAAAGTAAAATAA